The Epinephelus moara isolate mb chromosome 21, YSFRI_EMoa_1.0, whole genome shotgun sequence DNA window TGTTGGGTCCAGTGCCAAGTTAGTGCTTTATACTGTGCATTTTGTACTACATCTGTGACAAGTGCAGTTGAATGCAaattagggggaaaaaaattctaAAGTGTTATTCTTGTCTGCTTAACTCTTAATCACTTCTATATAAATTTAATACCATTCAGCCTTAGGTAGAGGCAAGGAGTCCCGCTTCAAGGCCATGcagcacagcatttctgtcagAGGTCCATGCTTCATGGCATAGGTTTCCTCAAGATAAATGAGAGCGTACAGCTGGACTGGATCCAAGCACAGATCTACAGCCAAACGCATGCAGCAGTATCAGCCCAATCTCTGGTATCAGCCGGCTCCTGGAGGTCGACGGAGCCATCCAATGTGTCCAACCGTCCTCAGGTGTCCTCCATGCCACCACGGTTCCTACTGCCCGGTGCCTGAAAACAAGGGGCATTCAAAcactattaaaaaacacacacatggcttATAATTGCTTGTGAGCTAAGTTAGCAATCTCTGGTAAAGAATCTGTCCACACATCAACACTTGACCGGTTAACCTTACTGGGTCTCAGTTCTGCTTCACATGAGATACGAAATGAATATAATTTATGCAAGTACATATTTAGTACCAAACTTCAATTAATCAGAGTCGTGTGTGAGTACGATAGACATTAGGGTTGCTCAGttgaaacaaacatgttttaaagtgTTAACTATTAGCTAACTGGAAAGCTAATATAGCACGTCTGCTTGAATgaactagcttgacaacataCACTCTGTGCTTCATCAATACACACCTTTAGCGACCATTGCAGGTTTTAACTCAAACGCCTGCTTTAAAACACCGCCAGCTATTTTGGTGTGAATGAGGACAAACGGTGGACAACTGTGGAAGATAACCGAAACGTCGTCACACAACTGTAGCTAACGGTAGTTATGCAGCGCCAGCTAGCAATAGCCAACTTTGCTTCACGTTCAGATTAGCGGTAGCTAACTTCACCTCATTTGCCGGTAAAGCAGCGGCGAAATAGGAGAAGGAAATTGTTGTCTGACCGCATTGCATTACGCTCACCTAATACCAAAACCGATATCAGCTCTAATATCCATACCTGCCTTTACACCGGATAAACACCAGGCACATCCAGCTAACGCAAGCTAACCGGAGTTGCGTTGGCTAGCAAGCCGTTCAGATTCCACTGTAAAttgctagctggctagctagtTAACAAGCTAACTAGTTAACTCCTGTTACCGGGTCTCACCTATATCCTCATGAATCTTGTTCCCGTTGCAGGTTTAATTCCGTCTTTGAATGTCCGTCCTGACTGAAACAAATGCTTCACTTGGGTCTATCGGTATATCAGTTAAATTTTCTGACTCTTCGTGTTACTCTTGCTACTCAGgttgtcgccatcttgtttacCTCCCCCCCCGACTCGCATTGACAGCCCATACGTTAATGCGTCAAATCAAAGTTTTTTTCATCAAACAGGGATGCAAATAAATAGTTTAAATAGCAAATTATTCAACCTTTTAAAGTTAATTAAGTAGTATGATCCCATTGATTAATCTAGGAATTTACAATGAACATTCCCATGAGATTCCCACTTTCAGCTGCACTGTCCAGTGGCTCCAAGCTTAAACTCCAAGTTAATTCATTGatttacagaaaaataattggCATTATCAtaatttttccaaacaaaaataCCCAACCTTCTCTGTTTTCAACTTCTCAAATGCGTTTCTTTGTCTTATAAGACAGTACATTGACTATATTCTATATTTTGGATAGTTTTAGAGGAAACAAGCCCTTTGATTACACCAACTTGGCCTCTAGGAACTTttttgcaatttaaaaatcttCACCATGCCAAACCAACTAACGCCTTGGTTTACCTTATAATATGGCTCAGGTTGCCTCTGATTGATGCTTTGGGCAACACCAGAGTGGCTCTTGCTTAGCTGGGATTTTGGAGTTATATATATCCCGTGTAAACCGCCCAGGGGAATGGCAAACTGAAGGTCTGATTTCACTGATCTGTCACCCTCCTCCTCACCACTGGCAGCTTGAGCCTAGTCAACTCTACTCAACGGCTCCTTGCTCTCAGGAGCCATACAGAAATTAATACGGATGGCAGTTATCATGAATATGAACATGAATTGAAGGTGAGTTTATCTTAGCTCCTACTAATTCCctaataaacactgaataaaaagaTAAGTACAGTGGTTATGAGACATATCTGTGACAAATCCACATTTCAGTAAGTGGCCATGTTTTATTGTGAACACTGAATGACAGGAATTCGTAATTATAGCACAGTGAGGAAAATTACTCAATGCAACAATTATACAGAAGATTGTGTGCTAATACAGCTGTGTTACATAGATGGGAATTCAAAGTCGAGTCAAGCTCTGAACGGGAATAAAATGGTAACACAAACTGAAGAGTAATGTAAGTTTATATATTGTAAGTTGACTgttacagtattaaaataaaatgggaCAAAACAGGTGattgtttatttaaagaaaacatttaagattttttttcttctcccaaATTAAACCTCAAACATAATGGAGAATCGACCAATGTCTCCACTTCAAATTTTAAAATTTCTACTGTGCAACAGTGTCCATTTCACAACCGTGCAGAGCTGTGGCAGCTGCAGAAGACAGCATTTAAGTTAAGATAAACAAGAATAAACAAAAGAGTCCTTTACATCAGTAATATGGTCTCCGGGGATTATTCtgtagaaacagaaaaagaaacaccagATTAAATGCAAATATCACAGCAATGGACACTTGACCCTGTTGAGTGGATCAGCAGCACAGTAAATGAAGGGCTGAGCTAATTATCCAATTACAGGTAGTGAGTATGGATTTCTACATGCTATTACACTCAACACATACTCACAGTGTAGTGttacaacaaacagaaaacaatataaaacataagTTACCAGTGGGTTCGGCCTGAAGCGGTAAGCAAGCATCATCCTCTTCCTATAAGCGTCATACTCATCGTCATTTTTTGTGAGCTCGGCTGGCCGGTCGACTCCAAATCCTGCTCCGTTCATAGCAGTAGTTCCCCTGAAAttggacagagagagactcaaaattagCTTAAGGTTATTTGAGGCCCAACAAAATATTAGTGTTACTCTCGGTCTCACTGGATAAAGCATTTCATCACTAAagatattttaacatttcacaATGGAAAACatcacaggtgtaactaatgaCAATGAATGAATGGCTGAATTCCACAGTCCTGGTGTTGAACATGCCGGGTCACAGTGACACTATTGTGGCTTACTGGGACACGAGAATAGAACAGAGCTGTTGTCAATGTCTCAAACGTTTCATAGACAGTACTGTATTACAGTGTATTTGAGTTGAACACAGTACAGTAGCCTAATTTAATTTGTACAGTAATTTTAAAagcgtttgaaacagttttactgtattttaaaactgttcataaaattaatttaatagcAAATTTGACAGTTTCACTACTTAAACATTTTACTTTCGTCAAACAACCAACAAAGGCTTAAACTCAGAGACTGCGGCGGGCTCAATTCAAGCAATTTTAAGGACCTCTTTTAAATCCAAGCACTTTCAAGTACTTTCCAGAACTGTGGCAACCCTGAAAAGGTCTGTTCAGGTGTAAATgccaacaacagacacacagttacacagctAGACTTGTGAGATAATAAGAAATGTATATTCACAAAAAAGACAGGAGACAAAAGACTTTGCTTTGTTGaatttgtcattattttagGGAACTAGAAAATGTATCTTTCATGCTTAAAAATAACAGTGATGTTGCTTCACTTTAAAGCATGGACATAAAGATTTCAGTCATCCACAAGCGTACCTTGAATGATACAGAAATGTAATGAAAGGCAAATGTACTGGAGAGGATTACTCACTTGTTGACAGGAGCCTTGATGCCCTGTCCGTCACTGCCCAGGCCTTCGCCCTCCTTCCAGCCCATCTTCATAAGCATCCGGAAACCAAGATTCTCCACCGTCAACTTGAACTCTTTGTATTCCGAGTAATCTGGGTCCCGGCCCTCCTGCATTTATGGCAAAAACAAAGAAGTGTTGCACAGTTTCACTGTCTCCAGAgccattttgtctctttctaaAATTTAAGGAGGGTGGAGAAGTTATTAAATACTAGTTTAGTTCAGCTGAGGCACAATCTTCTATCATTAAGTTGATTAACTGGAAAATAGTCTGTTTACCTCGCACTGGTGGTTCTCATTAAATACaagtggataaatgagacttgaattatatTGCGCAACTTTTtcaagagtttgtgaacagatgttttgatttgCTTTGCTGTTGCagccccctatgacttcaattcatcaaactttattttttacttcatTCACCATGGCGGAatgacagaaaaacagttttcctcacaaattcaatgtaagacagggtgagtaattgatggtCAGTTGGGggctgaagtattcctttaacgcTTACATCGTGAGTGATACGTGACTGCTGACTTTCCAAAAACGTTCCATGAATCTGGCAGGGAAATTgctttagataaaaaaaaaaaaaatctctactCACTTACTGTGCTGTTTTCAACTATTTAAGGGATTAAACAAAGTGTGGTCTCCACAACAGTGCCAAATCGAGTTTAACTGACTTTCAAATAAACAAGTGGCAATAACAGTCTCCTCCTGGGGAtgcctcaggaggagctggaggaatTTACAGGGAAAAGAGACGTCTGGGTTTCTCTGCTGGCTGTTTCCACAGCTCCCCTGACCTGGATAAGCAGCTTGAGAACAGAGGCATGGATGGATGATTACAATCCTGTTTACAGACATTACTAACTGACCCTAGCCCTACTAAATTGTGTATAGCCTTCCTGAGGAAAAGCGGGTATTTAATGGCTAATAGCTTCCAGAAATTACACTAAAGATGTGTGAAAAGATTCTGCCGAGGATAGGTGAACTGTTCTCTGTGCAAAACACACCTCTTAACAAGGACCTGTAGGTTGCCTGAAAAACAAgtatttacatttgtttggtGCTTTCTTCTATGACTcaaaaaattcattcatttacctCTAAAACCGAAATGAATAGACAAGGGGAATCCTTGTATTTGCACGACAGCGAACACTGTCCTTTTAGGGTGAGAAACAAGTTAATTCAGAGGTTAACTAACCTTGAGTGCCTTAAAGGTCTCCATGAATTTCTCCAGCTCCTCAGGGGGAAGGAAGTCACCAATAAAATGTTTCCCTTTACCCATTTCTGTCAGAGATTCTGCCCACTCTGGAGAGGTACAAAGAAGGTTTCTCTTACAGCAACAGTTGATCACTTCACATGTGTAAGAGAACTTATTATCAAGCATTAATAGCTGCTACTGTTGCAGAGGAAAGAACAAATTCCCACACTGAGGTTCAGCCTTACCACGGGTCTTTTCCATTTCCATCTTTCGGAGACGATGCTCCCAGGTGCCCGCCTGCTGGTCTACTTCCTCATCGCTGTCGTATTCATGTTGGTGGTCTCTGATGGCCTTCTCCCACATCACCTGCATCTCTGCCATCGCACGCTTGTGCTTCATGATCATGTCATACATCTCTTGCATCTAGAGTGCGTGAGAAAACACGACACACAAATAGTGAGCAAAACATATTCTAATAATAGATTCAGGGTGTCTTTAGGTATCAGACATTTAAATGTAATGATTTTTAAGACCTAGAAGATAGATGGCACTTCCATACCTCTTGTTGTTCTTTGATTTGTCTCTTCTGGTCCTCAGACAGTTCTGTCACTCCTACCAGACCAAGAGGCTTCCCCTTCTTATATCCAAGTCCCCTCAGCTCCTGGGCTGAAACAGACATCACCACAAACTTATTCATTCAGAAATTAATTACTGTATTGGCTCATAATGTGgccaaaattaaaatgtaatctcAAAAGCAATATTTGGTGAGATTTTATCAGTATGTGTCATGATATCAGTACTAATTTCTTGACAATAATTTAAGTACCGTATCTTCTATGACTCttccaaaaatacacattaatattGGCATGTATGGGGtgggaaatatttttaaaaaggggcATCAGCATCAAAAACATATTAACACTACCTTCTGATGTGGCTGCACCAAGTTTTACGTTTTAATTACTTGCATGCCCCACAAGAACAAAATGACCCCATATAGTCGACTATTTGACGATTCGATCTTGGGAGCCTGATTCAACTGTCAGATTGGCAGTTGAATCGTTGTAGCTGTGggaaaatgtggttatgaaacaaaaGGATCATTCCACTCAGACTATATAGGGTGCTGAATGTCTAATAATTTTACATAAAATTGCTTGGTTTCTCCCAATAAATCATGATATATAACCTTTTTTGTTATAAATTCATTAATCAGAGCACTCACATAAGAACATGGCACTCAGAGCgctaaatatgtttttaaattatgaGCGACTCTTTGTCAAAATCAGCAGGGGGAGGCAGTAGACTCAGCTGTTTACTCAGCTCTAAGAGAAAGTTAAAAGTTGTTTACAATTACGGacagcaaacagaaacaaactaagTGGCATGTTcagtctgcctgtctgtctatCAATCCTTTCCATTCCCTTTCAGTCCCATAGATAGCGCCGCTGCCACACCTACATGCATCAAACAGCGTTAGATGGAATACTTAATACTAAATACGTTTTATGCCAAGTCAacaaaaaaattgtttaattggGCAACTTagctctttgtctttgtctctttgtctggTGTGGAAAAAATGGAAACTAATGACTACTAGTTGACGCCAGGCAAGCCTTGACGAATCAGATTCAATTATGTAAATTCTAACATACAGCATGTGAAAAACAATTTCATGTACcggagagagagggtgtgttAGGGTCTGGGACACTGATCTCCGGAGGAATAATGATGGGAGGAATGGGCAACTCGACTTTGTCATCCTCAGACCCCCATCTACTCTTCCTCTTCCGTTTGACAGGCGGAGTTTCTGTCTCCTGAACGTGGGGTAGAGGAGCGGGGTTAAGCGTTGGGGGGATTCCTGCTGATGGCGGAGCAGCTGGTCGCTGAAGGTCTGTCCTTGACTCTGCTGCTGGAGGTAGAGAGCTCTGAGATGCCGTAGCACGATACTCCTGTATTTTCTCTTTGTAGAAGCCGTAGGCCGGACTTTGGGGGTCATATAAAAAACTGCAGGAGGGACAGTAGATATTTTGTGTAagaccaggaaaaaaaacaaaaagtgtaaAGCAACACAGTCATATATTCAGCAACTTGCCTGCAGGCAGGGTTGTCTCTGTTACGTTCAGCAGTGATGGCTTCCACCTCGGGGCCACCCTCCGCCACAATCCTGGCCAACTTCTCAGCCACCTGCTGGGTTTCCGGGTCCACTGGGGGGGAGACTTTAAGCAGCCTATCAGTACTGGGACTCAATTCACACTCTACTACTGTACCGTACTCAACTGGCCCTCACACACCACCAGTCTAGAGCCAATAGGGGataagaagaggaaggaggagcaAGGGGGacaggggtggtgaatggggaACTGTATGGATGTGAGGCTTTTACTGTAACAAATAAAGACCACGTAAAGCGGAGAGAGGCTCCACCACACACACTATGCCTGCTGTGAAAACTAGATCTGCATTTGTAATGATGTGCACAATGTGAGACTAGAAAATGTACTCCATCTTTAAATTCTTAATTCAATTAGGCACAACATAGAGTGAGCAATATGAACAAAGTAGTGTATATCCCAATTTACTGACGAAAGTGTAACACTCCATTTGCAGCTTTCAAAGACCAATCCAAAAACAAATATGGTTTATTAAGGGTTCCTTTACATTCCATATTTTTCCAAACTTCTCAATAGAGTTTTCAGAACActgatgtgtgtttacaaaTAGCTAGATGTTTGTTATGTAAATTAATGGTTTTAAAGTCCAACTGTGAACATATGTCACATTCTGTATTCTGTTATTTTGACAGGTACTGCAGCATATACAAATCAATTAACACCAAACCAAGAGAAGTAAACTAACCAATGCTACCTATACTCGTCTTACTTCCCTTAACATATCGTATAAATAATACTGTATTATTGTTTTCCATTCTTTCTTTACCTGGAAATTACTCAAATCAAATTCCACACTTTTATACTTCATATGAGCCCTGTTTATTAAACACAAGAGAATACGAGAAAAACTTAAGAAGCCATGACTTTATATGCGCAGGGTAAAATAAGAAGCAGTTTGATGGTGAACAACTTAAGTACCTTGACTAGAAACCATTTTTGTATGATGGTGTGGTCTTGAAAGCTAGTATGCAGATGTTCTTTTAATGCAACTGAAAACTTGCGGCAataacacagtcacacacttgGGTGTGGACGCATACACACAAGCTCATGTCTAGAGGTATTAGTCATAATGTCTATGGATGTCCCTGTGAAGCCATATTGTGGTAACTAGTAACTGTAAGTGAAACTGATGATGCTCTATTGACCCATTGCTAACCCTTTTGCAATTAGTATTTCTGAGAGGAAAGATGAGACAAAGAGGACAGAGACAAAAGACAGAGTGTAAGATGAGGTAATCTTACCATCATCTGACGCATTCTCAGGTCTTAGCAAATCCTTTCTCAATTCTGCAACCCTTTTTTTGTAGTACAGAAACTCCACGCTGCTCTTATCATATAAAAACCTAAAAAGGAAAGAACATTAGAATCAGAtgactttgaaaatactgtatgaATAAGTAAATCTGGATGAGCTGCACTGTCCTTCAAACTCACGAGAAAACGGGATTGTCCTTGTAGTCCTCCTTGGCCTTTCTCTCCAGCTCAGCTCCTCCCTCCGCCACAAAAGAGGCCATCTTGTTGATAATGAGTCTGGTGTCTGAATCCTCTGGGGGAGAGACTTTAAGCAGGCTatgagtacatttactctaATGGCACCTATGACAAAATGCCAGTCACAAGGCAACTCTGCCACTGGAGTATGCAGAAGATGCACTGAAATGTCCAAGCCACGGAGTTGTCCAGAGATACACTGAAAAACACAGGCCTTGAATTACCTTTCATCTCTAAGAATCTGGAGTAATCGGCCTCTTCgtcctcatcttcatcatcgGGAGAACAAAACACACTCGGCCTCTGGCTGAGAACAGGATTCTTCTTGGAGTTTGAGTAGTTCTTGAACTGACTAAGCATGCTACTGACTCCAAGGCCAGGCCGCTTGCCAACAAGAATGCTCTTTTTCTGCAGTGCATTTCCTCCTGGTGATGAAGCCAAGCCTGTGGGAGTTTTGGTATCACTGGTTGAACCTAGAAACAGAGAAACAGTGAAACAGGACCCATTTTTAAACATGTAGTACATGTCTTCATGTAAAAGCTTTTTGATGAGGAGAAATTGCCAGAGCTGATGGTCTAGTAGCTGAAGAAAGGGCGCAGGAGAGTTCAATGAATCACACACAGTATTTCATGAAGACTGGATCAAGGAGGATCACAGTTGAACAAACAGAGTGTAACACAGTGTATGTCGTCCAGATATTCTGAGGGTGTCCTTGTCCAAACCTTGTATTTACCCCTGACAGTTTCCCCTTGAGAATCACTGCATGTTCTCAAATACTGATATTCTGTACCAGTGTGTGAAGATTCTATTAGTCATGACTTTAAACAACCAAGTATTTCTTACCAGTCACACACAACATGTATCTAGGAAGAGACAGTAAGTCTACTGTGTCTGGGGCACAGGGCAACCTTTCTTTCTCTAACCTTGGTTGCTATACTGGAACCAGCCAGCGCCCCTTTATCTGGGCAGCTGTGTTCCCTCCGTCAGAGTTGGGAGACCACAGATGAAACACGGCTGCCACAGAAGTCGAGCAGCCTGACTGCGAGGCCTCTTTGAGACCTGCTGCTGACCTGACCACGCCCCTAAGCGTAGCATAGCTGTCTCAGAACTTTTGCCAGATAACCAACACAAGTAATTTACGAAAGATAATGTTCATGGTCCCAATTCTAAACTAGTTTCATTAGGTCAGGATGCCctctttaaaaatgtccatCTCCCACAAACTGTACAGCAGTCAAGGACGTCATAGACAGTCTGAAGCCTCTTTATCTGCCTTTACATATGCCAAACCTATAGGGTTATGGCTAGTATATTGTGTTCCAGCGCTCCCTTTGCTGTATTAAATTGAAATATACAACATAACAGTAACGCATGACTTGTGATAAggataagacaataaaaacatgactgtAACCCTTTAGTCAAAACTGTACGGATCAAAGTACTAACCTGACCCATTGTTGGATTTCTCCTTCTGCATCCTCATGAACTGCTGTAAGAAGCTTCCATCATTTGCAAACTTGTTTGACGAAGCTGCTTGATGACTGGGAGAACTATTGGGATCAGAATGGAtgaaatatgtttaaatatacTTTGTTCTAATGTAAGGCACATGTTGGGAGTGAAAGAAAACATTCACACATAACAATATATGACTAGACTggcagcaaaaaaaacatttccacatGGATTTCCACATGTTGAATTTTTCACATCCGTGCCATATTAGCACGTCCATAAGTAGGGCATTACCTTGGAGGCAGGGGTTTGCTCGTGGTTTGCACATTCATCTTTGCTTGCTCTGCCATTCTGGCCTCaatctctttcttcttctgagcTATCAGCTTCTCTTGGCGGAGAATATTCATGttcatcttgtttttctgtGGCTGGATGGGCTTGGACTTCCATCCCCCTCGCCCTAAAAAAGATGAAATGGAAAATGCAATATACCACAACAATACACATGCTGTGCAGCTGTGCAGCTGGCAGTGGAGGTAGCAAATGCAACATGCAGCCTGTGACATTTGCCCAAAAGCTGGATATGATCAGGGTTCACTTCCTAAAAGCATCAACATATGGTAACTTACACAAGAAACGTTAATATTGATTACTGTTCTGTTTAACACATTTGAGGATTCACTGTTATAAACTGTGTTGTTATGCTGCTGTTGCTATGTCAAATTTTGATAAACTCAATTTGAAATTTATACTAACTTTGCCTTTCAGACTATTACACAAACAAGCTTCTCTTggtcaaacaacaaacaacttttaaaagctGCTAACAGCTGGGGGAAGCGACATTCATGCCATTACATATGGACATTATAGGTTGGAGGATAAAGGAAACTCTTATATTTGTTAAATAACTATTATGCATATTGTAGTATTTGATGACTAAGTTAATCTTACCcgacagctaacgttagctaacgttgtGCACTGCTTACGCCAGCAACCTATAGTAGCTAGATAgttaacgttaacagctaacggctaacgAGGCTAACTTGGATGTTTACcaagagcagctgcagcaaattTAGCCTTCGCTTCACGCTCAAATTGCCAGAAAAGATTTACCTGAGTCGCTGGGCTCCATGTTCGTAGCAGGAGGAAGAAATGTCTTTCAAAAACGACGCTCCCTGACTACAATAAGGCCTTTCGTTGATAccgttaacgttagctggttTGTGTAGTGAGTCCAACGAGAAACACAAGGATGGTACTTCCGGTCaacatttttcagaataaaagcattaTATCTGTAGACTACGGAGACGCATTGCATTCACTGCACTAACAATAAAAGAAATCGATAcattatctatttttatttattcagaaatCTTATCTCATAAttttatgtattatattatatatatatatatattttttttcatatatatatatttttatatatttatatttttcactgctgaccatgtgagaagacagctgatgagactccactcaaataaggctgcaggccctgatggtgtcagccccagggtgctcaaagcctgtgccccccagctatgtggagtacttcagcatgtcttcaacatgagcctGAGTCNNNNNNNNNNNNNNNNNNNNNNNNNNNNNNNNNNNNNNNNNNNNNNNNNNNNNNNNNNNNNNNNNNNNNNNNNNNNNNNNNNNNNNNNNNNNNNNNNNNNNNNNNNNNNNNNNNNNNNNNNNNNNNNNNNNNNNNNNNNNNNNNNNNNNNNNNNNNNNNNNNNNNNNNNNNNNNNNNNNNNNNNNNNNNNNNNNNNNNNNNNNNNNNNNNNNNNNNNNNNNNNNNNNNNNNNNNNNNNNNNNNNNNNNNNNNNNNNNNNNNNNNNNNNNNNNNNNNNNNNNNNNNNNNNNNNNNNNNNNNNNNNNNNNNNNNNNNNNNNNNNNNNNNNNNNNNNNNNNNNNNNNNNNNNNNNNNNNNNNNNNNNNNNNNNNNNNNNNNNNNNNNNNNNNNNNNNNNNNNNNNNNNNNNNNNNNNNNNNNNNNNNNNNNNNNNNNNNNNNNNNNNNNNNNNNNNNNNNNNNNNNNNNNNNNNNNNNNNNNNNNNNNNNNNNNNNNNNNNNNNNNNNNNNNNNNNNNNNNNNNNNNNNNNNNNNNNNNNNNNNNNNNNNNNNNNNNNNNNNNNNNNNNNNNNNNNNNNNNNNNNNNNNNNNNNNNNNNNNNNNNNNNNNNNNNNNNNNNNNNNNNNNNNNNNNNNNNNNNNNNNNNNNNNNNNNNNNNNNNNNNNNNNNNNNNNNNNNNNNNNNNNNNNNNNNNNNNNNNNNNNNNNNNNNNNNNNNNNNNNNNNNNNNNNNNNNNNNNNNNNNNNNNNNNNNNNNNNNNNNNNNNNNNNNNNNNNNNNNNNNNNNNNNNNNNNNNNNNNNNNNNNNNNNNNNNNNNNNNNNNNNNNNNNNNNNNNNNNNNNNNNNNNNNNNNNNNNNNNNNNNNNNNNNNNNNNNNNNNNNNNNNNNNNNNNNNNNNNNNNNNNNNNNNNNNNNNNNNNNNNNNNNNNNNNNNNNNNNNNNNNNNNNNNNNNNNNNNNNNNNNNNNNNNNNNNNNNNNNNNNNNNNNNNNNNNNNNNNNNNNNNNNNNNNNNNNNNNNNNNNNNNNNNNNNNNNNNNNNNNNNNNNNNNNNNNNNNNNNNNNNNNNNNNNNNNNNNNNNNNNNNNNNNNNNNNNNNNNNNNNNNNNNNNNNNNNtttatgtttgttaataattcctgtttatttaactatatatttgtaaatactattgtttaaatttcttatattttcacgtatctttcctctcttgcaaggagcacctgtaacataaataatttcccctcggggatcaataaagtatttctgattctgattctgattctgaatacatgctatatatatatatatatatatatatatatatatatataatatatattgtgtGGATAAAACTTACTGTTATCAACCAGAAAGTCA harbors:
- the sugp1 gene encoding SURP and G-patch domain-containing protein 1 codes for the protein MEPSDSGRGGWKSKPIQPQKNKMNMNILRQEKLIAQKKKEIEARMAEQAKMNVQTTSKPLPPSSPSHQAASSNKFANDGSFLQQFMRMQKEKSNNGSGSTSDTKTPTGLASSPGGNALQKKSILVGKRPGLGVSSMLSQFKNYSNSKKNPVLSQRPSVFCSPDDEDEDEEADYSRFLEMKVSPPEDSDTRLIINKMASFVAEGGAELERKAKEDYKDNPVFSFLYDKSSVEFLYYKKRVAELRKDLLRPENASDDVSPPVDPETQQVAEKLARIVAEGGPEVEAITAERNRDNPACSFLYDPQSPAYGFYKEKIQEYRATASQSSLPPAAESRTDLQRPAAPPSAGIPPTLNPAPLPHVQETETPPVKRKRKSRWGSEDDKVELPIPPIIIPPEISVPDPNTPSLSAQELRGLGYKKGKPLGLVGVTELSEDQKRQIKEQQEMQEMYDMIMKHKRAMAEMQVMWEKAIRDHQHEYDSDEEVDQQAGTWEHRLRKMEMEKTREWAESLTEMGKGKHFIGDFLPPEELEKFMETFKALKEGRDPDYSEYKEFKLTVENLGFRMLMKMGWKEGEGLGSDGQGIKAPVNKGTTAMNGAGFGVDRPAELTKNDDEYDAYRKRMMLAYRFRPNPLNNPRRPYY